Proteins encoded in a region of the Sphingomonas jaspsi DSM 18422 genome:
- a CDS encoding AP2 domain-containing protein, with product MSVIFASSGTPVLVDDGDWRAAFFYNWTESRHADGRAYFRSFIRGEGHVDLHRWLLKAKPGTVVDHVNGDTFDCRRKNLRVTVQRRNAQNSCMKKTNSVGLKGVQEKPSGRFSARIRDDNGARHYLGTFETSEEAHAAYTAAAHKYHGEFARV from the coding sequence GTGTCAGTGATATTTGCCTCCTCCGGCACGCCCGTTCTCGTCGATGACGGGGATTGGCGTGCCGCCTTCTTCTACAATTGGACCGAGAGCAGACACGCGGATGGACGGGCCTATTTCCGATCGTTCATCCGCGGTGAAGGACACGTCGACCTTCATCGTTGGCTGCTCAAAGCAAAACCGGGAACAGTGGTTGATCATGTGAACGGCGATACATTTGATTGCCGCCGCAAAAACTTGCGTGTCACCGTCCAGCGCCGGAACGCCCAGAACAGCTGCATGAAAAAGACCAACTCGGTTGGTCTCAAAGGGGTTCAAGAAAAGCCCAGCGGGCGCTTCAGCGCCCGCATCAGGGACGACAACGGCGCACGCCACTACCTCGGAACCTTCGAAACCTCGGAAGAGGCCCACGCGGCCTACACCGCAGCCGCCCACAAATATCATGGAGAATTTGCCCGTGTCTAA
- a CDS encoding ribonucleoside-diphosphate reductase subunit alpha has translation MVQIDHSRDALLTDFGKETLKDRYLLPGEGPQDLFARVASAYADDDAHAQRLYDAISKLWFMPATPVLSNGGTGRGLPISCYLNSVDDSLDGIVNTWNENVWLASRGGGIGTFWGNVRGIGEKVGDVGKTSGIVPFVRVMDSLTLAISQGSLRRGSAAVYIQIDHPEIEEFLEIRKASGDFNRKALNLHHGVLVTDAFMEAVRDDRMFPLRSPRDGSKRGEVHARTLFQKLVETRLATGEPYIVFIDHVNKAMPEHHRQLGLKVTTSNLCSEITLPTGRDHLGNDRTAVCCLSSLNLETWDQWNGDEQFIEDVMRFLDNVLTDYIERAEPSMARAAYSAARERSVGLGVMGFHSFLQSRGIPMESAMAKSWNMRFFRHIRAAADRASLVLAGERGPCPDAADAGVMERFSCKMAIAPTASISIICGGTSACIEPIPANIYTHKTLSGSYVVKNPHLERVLETEGKNTDAVWNSILEHEGSVQHLDLPDADVFKTSFEIDQRWLLELAADRTDFIDQAASNNIFLPPNVDVWQLLMLHFRAWELGIKSLYYLRSRSAKRAAFAGSVDADNTLDKPKVIAAPIDFDECLACQ, from the coding sequence ATGGTCCAGATCGACCATTCTCGGGACGCCTTGCTGACTGATTTCGGCAAGGAGACCCTCAAGGACCGCTACCTGCTTCCGGGTGAAGGCCCGCAAGACCTTTTCGCCCGTGTCGCCTCGGCCTACGCTGACGACGACGCCCACGCCCAGCGTCTCTACGACGCCATCTCCAAGCTCTGGTTCATGCCCGCCACGCCCGTTCTGTCGAACGGCGGCACCGGCCGCGGCCTGCCCATCAGCTGCTACCTCAATTCGGTCGACGACAGCCTCGACGGCATCGTCAACACCTGGAACGAAAACGTCTGGCTCGCCTCGCGCGGCGGCGGCATCGGCACCTTCTGGGGCAATGTCCGCGGCATCGGCGAGAAGGTCGGCGACGTCGGCAAGACCAGCGGCATCGTTCCGTTCGTCCGCGTCATGGACAGCCTGACCCTCGCGATCAGCCAGGGCTCGCTGCGGCGCGGCTCGGCGGCGGTCTACATCCAGATCGACCACCCCGAGATCGAAGAGTTTCTCGAAATCCGGAAGGCCAGCGGCGACTTCAACCGCAAGGCGCTGAACCTGCACCACGGCGTGCTGGTCACCGACGCCTTCATGGAAGCCGTCCGCGACGACCGGATGTTCCCGCTCCGCTCGCCCCGCGACGGGTCGAAGCGCGGCGAAGTCCACGCCCGCACGCTGTTCCAGAAGCTGGTCGAGACCCGCCTTGCGACCGGCGAGCCCTACATCGTCTTCATCGACCATGTGAACAAGGCGATGCCCGAGCATCACCGCCAGCTTGGCTTGAAGGTGACCACCAGCAATTTATGCTCGGAGATCACGCTGCCGACCGGCCGCGACCATCTCGGCAACGATCGCACGGCCGTCTGCTGCCTGTCCTCGCTGAACCTCGAAACGTGGGATCAGTGGAACGGCGACGAGCAGTTCATCGAAGACGTCATGCGCTTCCTCGACAACGTCCTCACCGACTACATCGAGCGCGCCGAACCGAGCATGGCCCGGGCCGCCTATTCGGCAGCGCGCGAACGCTCGGTCGGTCTCGGCGTCATGGGCTTCCACAGCTTCCTGCAGTCGCGCGGCATCCCGATGGAAAGCGCGATGGCCAAGAGCTGGAACATGCGCTTCTTCCGCCACATCCGCGCCGCCGCCGATCGCGCCAGCCTGGTGCTGGCCGGCGAACGTGGCCCCTGCCCTGACGCTGCCGATGCTGGCGTGATGGAACGGTTCAGCTGCAAGATGGCGATCGCGCCCACGGCGTCGATCAGCATCATCTGCGGCGGGACCAGCGCCTGCATCGAACCGATCCCGGCGAACATCTACACCCACAAGACGCTGTCGGGCAGCTACGTTGTCAAGAACCCGCACCTCGAGCGCGTGCTCGAGACCGAGGGCAAGAACACCGACGCGGTCTGGAACTCGATCCTCGAACACGAGGGTTCGGTCCAGCATCTCGATCTGCCTGATGCTGACGTCTTCAAGACGAGCTTCGAGATCGACCAGCGTTGGCTCCTGGAGCTCGCCGCCGATCGTACGGACTTCATCGACCAGGCGGCGTCGAACAACATCTTCCTCCCGCCGAACGTCGACGTGTGGCAGCTCCTGATGCTCCACTTCCGTGCATGGGAGCTGGGCATCAAGTCCCTCTACTACCTGAGAAGCCGCTCCGCCAAGCGGGCGGCATTCGCGGGGTCTGTCGACGCCGATAACACGCTCGATAAGCCGAAGGTGATCGCGGCCCCGATCGACTTCGACGAGTGTCTTGCGTGTCAGTGA
- a CDS encoding GP88 family protein: MSSLKQLRDRAGLRSLLSRPDANPKVAKNKKVGVLGAVLHLAPGNMSGRETCPKRSPGCSAACLHFAGNPVTLDAKTKSRVAKTDLFFRDRNLFLNLLALEIAAHVRKAGREGMKPGVRLNGTSDIVWEKRRFILFPDVAAKIGRTADNIIDLFPEVSFYDYTKIPGRTPPANYHLTFSESEINAGDVAAEMARGMNIASVFFQELPAQHLGRPVIDGDEHDFRPADPRGVVVGLKAKGNFAKADRSGFVNENEKRTNFLAM; this comes from the coding sequence ATGTCATCACTGAAGCAGCTCCGCGACCGCGCGGGGCTTCGATCGCTGCTGTCCCGTCCGGACGCAAACCCGAAGGTCGCGAAGAATAAGAAGGTGGGCGTGCTCGGCGCCGTGCTCCACCTTGCGCCAGGCAACATGTCGGGCAGGGAGACCTGCCCGAAGCGCAGCCCTGGCTGCAGCGCGGCGTGTCTGCACTTCGCCGGGAACCCGGTGACGCTCGACGCCAAGACGAAGTCGAGGGTGGCCAAGACCGACCTCTTCTTCCGTGACCGCAACCTGTTCCTCAACCTGCTGGCGCTCGAGATCGCGGCCCACGTCCGCAAGGCTGGCCGCGAGGGCATGAAACCCGGCGTCCGCCTCAACGGCACTAGCGACATCGTCTGGGAGAAGCGCCGCTTCATCCTGTTCCCGGATGTGGCGGCCAAGATCGGCCGCACCGCCGACAACATCATCGACCTGTTCCCGGAGGTGTCGTTCTACGATTACACCAAAATCCCGGGGCGCACGCCGCCTGCCAACTATCATCTGACGTTCAGCGAGAGCGAGATAAACGCGGGAGATGTCGCAGCCGAGATGGCTCGCGGCATGAACATCGCGTCGGTCTTCTTTCAGGAACTCCCGGCTCAACACCTCGGCCGACCGGTGATCGATGGCGATGAACACGACTTCCGCCCTGCCGACCCTCGCGGTGTGGTGGTGGGTCTGAAAGCGAAAGGAAACTTTGCCAAGGCCGATCGTTCCGGTTTCGTGAATGAGAACGAAAAGAGAACGAATTTCCTTGCGATGTAG
- a CDS encoding ATP-dependent DNA ligase, translating to MNHDRIYKRDSQGRLRTWFIEQDGSRYRVHSGLVDGTLAVTGWTQAKAASQSTDEAQANFEIKSAYDNKLTREYHRTIEATDGGAHFFKPMLAKEYAPTSFPVFAQPKLDGIRCITTKDGMFSRQGKPITAVPHIHAALAPLFEANPGLILDGELYNHDLKDDFGEISSIVRKAKPSAADLEKAEAVMQYHVYDVPSVGNSPFRFRADDLATMFKSLACGWIVPVETVLVQSAVELDELYGRWLEAGYEGQMVRLDALYEQKRSKSLLKRKEFQDAEYEVISIDEGNGNWAGVAKRVSCRLPDGRVFGAGIRGTRERAASLLGEQHKVVTVRFFALTPDGVPRFPVVTKFHGAERTL from the coding sequence ATGAACCACGATCGCATCTACAAGCGTGATAGCCAGGGCCGGCTCCGGACCTGGTTCATCGAGCAGGACGGCTCGCGCTACCGCGTCCACTCCGGCCTCGTCGACGGCACCCTCGCGGTGACCGGCTGGACGCAGGCCAAAGCCGCCAGCCAGTCGACCGACGAGGCGCAGGCCAACTTCGAGATCAAGTCGGCCTACGACAACAAGCTGACGCGCGAATATCATCGCACGATCGAGGCGACGGACGGCGGCGCGCACTTCTTCAAGCCGATGCTGGCGAAGGAATATGCGCCGACCTCGTTCCCGGTCTTCGCCCAGCCGAAGCTGGACGGCATCCGCTGCATCACGACCAAGGACGGCATGTTCTCCCGCCAGGGCAAGCCGATCACCGCCGTGCCGCATATCCACGCCGCGCTCGCGCCGCTGTTCGAGGCCAACCCCGGCCTGATCCTCGACGGCGAGCTCTACAACCACGACCTGAAGGATGACTTCGGCGAGATCAGCTCGATCGTCCGCAAGGCCAAGCCGTCGGCGGCCGACCTCGAGAAGGCGGAAGCCGTGATGCAGTATCACGTCTACGACGTGCCCTCGGTCGGCAACAGCCCGTTCCGCTTCCGCGCGGACGATCTGGCGACGATGTTCAAGTCGCTCGCCTGCGGCTGGATCGTCCCGGTCGAAACCGTCCTGGTGCAGAGCGCGGTGGAGCTTGATGAGCTCTACGGCCGCTGGCTCGAAGCCGGTTACGAAGGCCAGATGGTCCGCCTCGACGCGCTCTACGAGCAGAAGCGTTCGAAGAGCCTGCTGAAGCGGAAGGAGTTCCAGGATGCGGAATATGAGGTCATTTCGATCGACGAGGGCAACGGCAACTGGGCGGGCGTCGCAAAGCGCGTCAGCTGCCGCCTTCCTGATGGTCGCGTTTTCGGAGCAGGCATCCGCGGAACTCGTGAGCGCGCGGCTTCCCTTCTTGGTGAGCAGCACAAGGTCGTAACCGTCCGGTTCTTCGCCCTGACCCCGGACGGCGTCCCGCGCTTCCCGGTCGTCACGAAGTTCCACGGTGCTGAGAGGACGCTGTGA
- a CDS encoding DUF3085 domain-containing protein: MGLLVFPVDDTLKSIIAHSRANPEGQSVYGEPVAPSLMLVKDQGAYLMAPTDPRQLTGEGEKCVVVYAKGCNPGVDDDFYETARSLCGGDDFCEGIALDEIPGLDTAFEIQIELTETSLAVSTLGPKLN; this comes from the coding sequence ATGGGGTTGCTCGTCTTCCCCGTCGACGACACGCTGAAGTCGATCATCGCGCACTCGCGGGCGAACCCCGAAGGTCAATCGGTCTACGGCGAACCCGTCGCCCCGAGCCTGATGCTGGTCAAGGATCAAGGAGCCTACCTCATGGCCCCGACCGATCCGCGGCAGCTGACCGGCGAAGGTGAGAAGTGTGTCGTCGTCTACGCCAAGGGGTGCAACCCCGGCGTCGATGACGACTTCTACGAAACTGCCCGCAGCCTCTGCGGCGGTGACGACTTCTGCGAAGGCATCGCGCTCGATGAAATCCCGGGTCTCGACACCGCGTTCGAAATCCAAATCGAGCTGACCGAGACCTCGCTGGCGGTCAGCACCCTCGGGCCGAAGCTGAACTGA
- a CDS encoding ATP-binding protein, with protein sequence MLLDKENRTIVTNGVQQVARATIKTSPKIFNFFADQTYANKPRAICRELAANALDSHVMAGKPDLPIEVWLPTLLDPVFRVRDHGLGMSHDFMMTSFMCYADGSTKDSSNEAIGGFGIGSKSPFAYVDQYTVTSRFDGVESAYSVFKDDDGIPAIGLLGQRVTDQPNGVEVSFPVKPEDFTTFEEAAFEALRYFEPLPEVKNAVGGGFTPPAYVSKGKTWGMRQNAGALNVIMGGILYPVSASNLTYKFPEDSAARKLLEYGLDLRLPIGTCSVALSREALSYDDRTIEAIRLACEAVIEEVAESFSTMFDHIDSPWEAAVALHNELGDNHYSARAKFLSEHAKWKGAKLETSLAFPMLAQRETSWGEKKLVDVSGFTVWEIDARRERRGRGGTIKQIGSAKFEYPGKHGFQPGRFAALVIDDLPQTPKHKAIKKIKEFADENGGRLMVIRPDVDVELTPAEIVAGMGYPPHDQVVLTSSLPEPVMERTYSKNLNRPKVRMFSYDGTTARGYDWRRNSNNINPGAYGKDGVEEIAYADQPETGILVVMETFNIPDDLREKVDSGLLRWSELSFVNSGDAKKLPKGNWTDYAVEFENRKKAELAKYPDLAARLAVSNSSLRWLFDFFRRHPGTDFTSKKPLGRIFSIYKTYVEPLDQHQLKLAQFVTAKLPGRIKPEELNTQFRSKQWKAARLLTALSHIMDEDDMRLFQENL encoded by the coding sequence ATGCTTCTCGACAAAGAAAATCGCACCATTGTGACGAACGGCGTCCAGCAGGTCGCCCGAGCCACCATCAAGACGTCGCCGAAGATCTTCAACTTCTTCGCCGACCAGACCTACGCCAACAAGCCGCGCGCCATCTGCCGCGAGCTGGCCGCCAACGCACTGGACAGCCACGTCATGGCCGGCAAGCCCGACCTGCCGATCGAGGTGTGGCTCCCAACCCTGCTCGACCCCGTGTTCCGCGTCCGCGACCACGGCCTGGGCATGAGCCACGACTTCATGATGACGTCGTTCATGTGCTACGCCGACGGCTCGACCAAGGACAGCTCGAACGAAGCGATCGGCGGCTTCGGCATCGGCAGCAAATCGCCATTTGCTTATGTCGACCAATACACCGTGACCTCAAGGTTCGACGGCGTCGAGAGCGCCTACTCGGTGTTCAAGGACGACGACGGCATCCCGGCGATCGGCCTGCTCGGCCAGCGCGTCACCGACCAGCCGAACGGCGTCGAGGTGAGCTTCCCGGTCAAGCCGGAAGACTTCACCACGTTCGAGGAAGCGGCGTTCGAGGCGCTGCGCTACTTCGAGCCGCTGCCCGAGGTGAAGAACGCCGTCGGCGGCGGGTTCACCCCGCCGGCCTACGTCTCGAAGGGCAAGACCTGGGGCATGCGTCAGAACGCAGGCGCGCTCAACGTCATCATGGGTGGCATCCTCTACCCGGTGTCGGCGAGCAACCTCACCTACAAGTTCCCCGAGGACAGCGCCGCCCGCAAGCTGCTCGAATACGGCCTGGACCTGCGCCTGCCGATCGGCACCTGCTCGGTCGCGCTGTCGCGTGAAGCCCTCAGCTATGACGACCGCACGATCGAGGCGATCCGTCTCGCCTGTGAGGCGGTGATCGAAGAGGTGGCCGAGAGCTTCTCGACCATGTTCGACCACATCGACAGCCCGTGGGAAGCCGCCGTCGCCCTGCATAATGAGCTCGGCGACAACCACTACAGCGCACGGGCCAAGTTCCTGTCGGAGCATGCGAAGTGGAAAGGCGCGAAGCTCGAGACCAGCCTGGCCTTTCCGATGCTCGCCCAGCGCGAGACCAGCTGGGGTGAGAAGAAGTTGGTCGACGTCAGCGGCTTCACCGTCTGGGAAATCGACGCTCGCCGGGAGCGCCGCGGCCGTGGCGGCACGATCAAGCAGATCGGGTCGGCCAAGTTCGAATATCCCGGCAAGCACGGCTTCCAGCCGGGGCGGTTCGCCGCGCTGGTGATCGACGACCTGCCGCAGACCCCGAAGCACAAGGCGATCAAGAAGATCAAGGAGTTCGCCGACGAGAACGGCGGGCGCCTGATGGTCATCCGTCCGGACGTCGACGTCGAGCTGACGCCGGCCGAGATCGTCGCTGGCATGGGCTACCCGCCGCATGACCAGGTCGTGCTGACGTCTTCGCTGCCGGAGCCGGTCATGGAGCGGACCTACAGCAAGAACCTGAACCGTCCGAAGGTCCGGATGTTCAGCTACGACGGGACCACCGCCCGTGGCTACGACTGGCGCCGTAACTCGAACAACATCAACCCCGGCGCCTACGGCAAGGACGGTGTGGAAGAGATCGCTTACGCCGACCAGCCGGAGACCGGCATCCTCGTCGTCATGGAGACGTTCAACATCCCGGACGACCTTCGTGAGAAGGTGGACTCGGGGCTGCTCCGCTGGAGCGAGCTGTCGTTCGTCAACTCCGGCGACGCCAAGAAGCTGCCGAAGGGCAACTGGACCGACTATGCGGTCGAGTTCGAGAACCGGAAGAAGGCCGAGCTGGCCAAATATCCGGACCTCGCGGCTCGCCTCGCGGTCAGCAACTCCAGCCTCCGCTGGCTCTTCGACTTCTTCCGCCGCCACCCGGGCACCGACTTCACCTCGAAGAAGCCGCTCGGTCGCATCTTCAGCATCTACAAGACCTACGTCGAACCGCTGGACCAGCATCAGCTGAAGCTGGCCCAGTTCGTCACCGCCAAGCTCCCCGGCCGCATCAAGCCGGAAGAGCTCAACACGCAGTTCCGCAGCAAGCAGTGGAAGGCCGCGCGCCTCCTCACCGCTCTGTCTCACATCATGGATGAGGACGACATGCGCCTCTTCCAGGAGAACCTGTAA
- a CDS encoding WYL domain-containing protein — protein MIDLIEKAINGKNLISFRYDNENRLVEPHALGATSKGKMSMRGFQPAGGTQRELGWKLFTVDKIEDLTVLPLTFEEPRDGYSLNDKQLPHMVAQLDAIAA, from the coding sequence ATGATCGACCTCATCGAAAAAGCCATCAACGGCAAGAACCTCATCTCCTTCCGCTACGACAACGAGAACCGCCTCGTCGAACCGCACGCCCTCGGCGCTACCAGCAAGGGCAAGATGAGCATGCGCGGGTTCCAGCCAGCCGGCGGCACCCAGCGCGAGCTCGGCTGGAAGCTGTTCACCGTCGACAAGATCGAGGACCTGACCGTCCTCCCGCTGACCTTCGAGGAGCCGCGCGACGGCTACTCGCTCAACGACAAGCAGCTGCCGCACATGGTGGCGCAGCTCGATGCTATCGCTGCGTGA
- a CDS encoding DUF6197 family protein, which yields MPDLLIRVREILADPEHWTKDSFARDDNGYFIDPTEPVARCFCLDGALIRAAHELHPEVNTSNPYRFGEYRDAADRLSNFAGRNHLQFNDDPETTHADVLALIDKAIANAD from the coding sequence ATGCCTGACCTCCTCATCCGCGTCCGCGAAATCCTCGCCGACCCCGAGCACTGGACGAAGGACAGCTTCGCCCGCGACGACAACGGGTACTTCATCGACCCGACCGAGCCGGTTGCCCGCTGCTTCTGCCTGGACGGCGCCCTCATCCGCGCCGCCCACGAGCTGCACCCTGAGGTCAACACCTCGAACCCGTATCGCTTCGGGGAATATCGCGACGCCGCCGACCGGCTCTCTAACTTCGCAGGCCGCAACCACCTCCAATTCAACGACGACCCCGAGACCACTCACGCCGACGTCCTCGCTCTCATCGACAAGGCGATCGCCAATGCGGACTGA
- a CDS encoding DUF6197 family protein → MRDTLIKAREILAKGQWTQGGCYAADPHGVAMNYNYADAETCHFCMLGALGVVNRTADILLTETPESLALARALDPTADRDTTFDLVTEFNDADTTTLADVLAVFDKAIADA, encoded by the coding sequence ATGCGTGACACTCTCATCAAAGCCCGCGAAATCCTCGCCAAGGGTCAGTGGACCCAAGGCGGCTGCTACGCCGCCGATCCACACGGCGTGGCTATGAACTACAATTATGCCGACGCCGAGACCTGTCACTTCTGCATGCTCGGCGCGCTGGGCGTCGTCAACCGCACCGCCGACATCCTGCTCACCGAGACGCCGGAAAGCCTCGCGCTCGCCCGTGCGCTGGACCCGACGGCCGACCGCGACACCACCTTCGACCTCGTGACCGAGTTCAACGACGCCGACACCACCACCCTCGCCGACGTGCTGGCCGTGTTCGACAAGGCGATCGCCGATGCCTGA
- a CDS encoding phage/plasmid primase, P4 family, translating to MSNVFREFAPLYWEAGLPAMPLKVRSKAPILSEWTQYGTNMPSAAVRGHWLETYPRSNIGLPFGPASGLCAIDIDTTDPELVEIIEDCLPMTPWRRVGAKGCALIYRWQGQKNFKIRSDEGMICEFLGLGNQMVLPPSIHPDTGEAYTANTNLWEVMDKIPVLPVTIETQLREALGVKGGVSLAHEGRSKPLDVVPAGERDIQLVRHAGYLARVVFGLDKNEKWSLSEAMQHMHHWVENFTAGVAGDDMDPQKGIAKLLEFLLKDIEGGRTLPEGWDAGLTEEQLAHPTIAAIAEKNKAERWTFSRARDWINEQVSAKPADDDWALTKVEELVAQVAKDEQFAEHHFDALIPVLVNALGAVKMSKPALKKMFVMARVGSGDGAAEDHEAIARMVIEDISRGGELRHDQGAFWQWNGSCFGMLDDNDIYRHIAERVKGNALARRHNDYASIVKTISALVNMPLEENPELGINFANGFLDMSLQLHDHAPHFGKTFTLPFNYIPERRHECHRFLGMLESAWGDDADYNEKVAALQEVIAATMFGIAPEYQRAILLYGPGKTGKSQVLEILDAMMPDNAVCALPPHKWGERFALTALVGKVLNVCGELPEDAMIAGERFKGIVCGERQDTEYKGKDGFTFPPMAAHWFASNHLPRSRDTSDGFIRRWIIFEFTRKVPESERILNFAEVVISEEREAIAAWAVDGLKRLLEQREYTLPKSHKRLENLVLRSNNSVAAFLQSCERVRPDEASVADCRTVFDQYLFYMKDVSRGMGVTFERFKTMLEGLGYRVIEYQDEMLVTRDKVVGLKVTVPTLAKAA from the coding sequence ATGTCCAACGTCTTCCGTGAATTTGCCCCGCTCTACTGGGAGGCGGGTCTCCCCGCCATGCCGCTCAAGGTCCGCAGCAAGGCTCCGATCCTGTCGGAGTGGACCCAGTATGGCACCAACATGCCGTCCGCGGCCGTCCGCGGCCACTGGCTGGAAACCTACCCCCGCTCGAACATCGGCCTGCCGTTCGGTCCTGCCTCGGGCCTGTGCGCGATCGACATCGACACCACCGACCCCGAGCTGGTCGAGATCATCGAGGACTGCCTCCCGATGACCCCGTGGCGCCGTGTCGGTGCGAAGGGCTGCGCGCTGATTTACCGCTGGCAGGGCCAGAAGAACTTCAAAATCCGCTCGGACGAGGGGATGATCTGCGAGTTCCTCGGTCTGGGCAACCAGATGGTGCTGCCGCCGTCGATCCACCCCGATACGGGCGAGGCGTATACCGCCAACACCAACCTGTGGGAGGTGATGGACAAAATCCCGGTGCTGCCGGTGACCATCGAGACGCAGCTGCGCGAGGCGCTCGGCGTCAAGGGCGGCGTGTCGCTCGCCCACGAGGGGCGCTCGAAGCCGCTCGACGTCGTCCCGGCCGGCGAGCGTGATATTCAGCTGGTCCGCCACGCGGGCTACCTGGCGCGCGTCGTGTTCGGTCTCGACAAGAACGAGAAGTGGTCGCTGTCGGAAGCGATGCAGCACATGCACCACTGGGTCGAGAATTTCACCGCGGGCGTCGCGGGTGATGACATGGACCCCCAGAAGGGCATCGCGAAACTGCTCGAGTTCCTGCTGAAGGACATCGAAGGCGGCCGTACGCTGCCGGAAGGCTGGGACGCGGGTCTCACCGAAGAGCAGCTGGCCCACCCGACGATCGCGGCGATCGCCGAGAAGAACAAGGCGGAACGCTGGACCTTCTCCCGCGCCCGCGACTGGATCAACGAGCAGGTCTCGGCGAAGCCCGCCGACGACGACTGGGCGCTGACCAAGGTCGAGGAGCTGGTGGCTCAGGTCGCGAAGGACGAGCAGTTCGCCGAGCACCACTTCGACGCGCTGATCCCGGTGCTGGTCAATGCCCTCGGGGCGGTGAAGATGTCGAAGCCCGCCCTCAAGAAGATGTTCGTCATGGCCCGCGTCGGCTCCGGCGACGGGGCGGCGGAAGATCATGAGGCGATCGCCCGCATGGTGATCGAGGACATCTCGCGCGGCGGCGAGCTGCGTCACGACCAGGGTGCCTTCTGGCAGTGGAACGGGTCGTGCTTCGGGATGCTCGACGACAACGACATCTACCGCCACATCGCGGAGCGGGTGAAGGGCAACGCGCTGGCGCGGCGCCACAACGACTATGCGTCGATCGTCAAGACGATCAGCGCGCTGGTCAACATGCCGCTGGAGGAAAATCCGGAGCTCGGCATCAACTTCGCCAACGGCTTCCTCGACATGTCGCTGCAGCTGCACGACCACGCGCCGCACTTCGGCAAGACGTTCACCCTGCCGTTCAACTACATCCCCGAGCGCCGCCACGAGTGCCACCGCTTCCTCGGCATGCTGGAGAGCGCGTGGGGCGATGACGCCGACTACAACGAGAAGGTCGCGGCGCTGCAGGAGGTCATCGCGGCCACCATGTTCGGCATCGCGCCGGAGTATCAGCGCGCGATCCTGCTCTACGGCCCGGGCAAGACCGGCAAGAGCCAGGTGCTGGAAATCCTCGACGCGATGATGCCCGACAACGCGGTCTGCGCCCTACCCCCGCACAAATGGGGCGAGCGGTTCGCGCTGACGGCTCTGGTCGGCAAGGTGCTCAACGTCTGCGGCGAGCTGCCGGAAGACGCGATGATCGCGGGCGAGCGGTTCAAGGGGATCGTCTGCGGCGAGCGCCAGGACACCGAATACAAGGGCAAGGACGGGTTCACGTTCCCGCCGATGGCGGCGCACTGGTTCGCCTCGAACCACCTGCCGCGCTCGCGCGACACCTCGGATGGCTTCATCCGCCGCTGGATCATCTTCGAGTTCACGAGGAAGGTCCCCGAGAGCGAGCGCATCCTGAACTTCGCCGAGGTCGTGATCTCGGAAGAGCGCGAGGCGATCGCCGCGTGGGCGGTCGACGGCTTGAAGCGTCTGCTGGAGCAGCGGGAATATACCTTGCCCAAGTCGCACAAGCGGCTGGAGAACCTGGTGCTCCGCTCGAACAACAGCGTGGCCGCGTTCCTGCAGTCGTGCGAGCGCGTCCGTCCGGACGAAGCCTCGGTCGCGGACTGCCGCACGGTGTTCGACCAGTATCTCTTCTACATGAAGGATGTCAGCCGCGGCATGGGCGTCACCTTCGAGCGGTTCAAGACGATGCTCGAGGGCCTGGGCTACCGGGTGATCGAATATCAGGACGAGATGCTCGTGACGCGCGACAAAGTCGTCGGATTGAAGGTTACTGTGCCTACTCTGGCCAAAGCTGCCTAA